A stretch of Aedes aegypti strain LVP_AGWG chromosome 2, AaegL5.0 Primary Assembly, whole genome shotgun sequence DNA encodes these proteins:
- the LOC5578958 gene encoding chromatin assembly factor 1 subunit B: protein MKCQIPEISWHNRDPVLSVDIQPRTSGDKGDFYRLASGGTDSHVLIWYMTQNAECGTISLDVVADLARHQRAVNAVRWSPNGELLASGDDESVIFIWKQKSDSEVINILDATNDQDKEIWLTLKILRGHMEDVYDLSWSPNSMFLTSGSVDNTAMVWDINKGKSMHIYSDHKGFVQGVAWDPKNQYLATLSTDRYFRVFDLQTKKVLTRNNKCVLPVPKDSPLHGKTVRLYHDDTLQTFFRRLSFSPDGNLIVTPSGVAEIEGIPKPLNTTYIYTRNSLKQPAITLPSPDQYTVAVRFCPQYFKLRPHPENKPPIIPLPYRMIFAVATKSSVYLYDTQQKTPFALISNIHYTRLTDISWSGDGKILIVSSTDGFCSMISFTDGELGELHVLEVDESAGLEKEKTPTKKATSNRKKSKDGKDDEKKEVKKMETVPEESKKEEKREETKEPKKSETVAQPIAFRRKPKEPEAEEPKKEEKVAQPIAFRRKPKEPEANSETKPEPKEPAKPTPIEIRRKPREEDKPAQPIAVKRKPKDSSEDSKAEPDTQSDESRKRPRSNSSEKEQPSEEANPVAVRLVSLETTDPKAGIVIKEIPPANTTTDEKIVQPAKEIIIETEKIISSDEKFDSPSRKNRPVTPIAVRRHPRTPDVTPSSSENDRDATPKTGNKNSATPIAVRRQPRNLSSSNDKSTESSSKSKPTFEEDAVDTWPIDQPKPVVAKTVVQNSSLGISEQTEDFKLVISDDEEHPPATTTEKPQSDDAGSAADSDSDKAPTEKDKTQSTPVATATTPKTPRRVEFRTLSTPKSKKKLL, encoded by the exons ATGAAGTGCCAGATCCCGGAAATATCGTGGCACAATCGCGATCCGGTTCTGAGTGTGGACATTCAACCGCGAACGAGCGGCGATAAGGGCGACTTCTACCGGTTGGCTTCGGGCGGAACCGACTCTCATGTTTTG ATTTGGTACATGACTCAGAATGCCGAATGCGGAACGATTTCGCTGGATGTGGTGGCCGATTTGGCTCGCCATCAACGGGCAGTGAATGCCGTCCGGTGGTCCCCAAATGGGGAACTGCTGGCCTCCGGCGACGACGAGAGTGTCATTTTCATCTGGAAGCAGAAAAGCGATTCCGAGGTGATCAACATTTTGG ACGCGACCAACGACCAGGATAAGGAAATCTGGTTGACATTGAAGATTCTCCGAGGACACATGGAAGATGTGTACGACTTGTCATGGTCGCCCAATTCTATGTTCTTGACCAGCGGATCTGTCGACAATACGGCCATGGTTTGGGACATCAACAAAGGAAAATCAATGCACATCTATTCAGACCATAAAGGATTTGTGCAAGGAGTTGCATGGGATCCCAAGAACCAGTATTTGGCTACCCTGAGCACGGATCGATACTTCCGAGTGTTTGACCTGCAAACGAAGAAGGTGTTGACCCGGAACAACAAATGTGTGCTTCCGGTTCCGAAGGATTCTCCCCTGCATGGTAAAACGGTGCGTCTGTACCACGACGACACATTGCAGACATTCTTCCGCCGGTTGAGTTTTAGTCCGGATGGAAACCTCATAGTTACTCCTTCGGGCGTGGCTGAGATTGAGGGTATTCCAAAACCTCTGAATACTACGTACATCTACACgaggaattctttgaagca GCCTGCCATTACATTGCCCTCGCCGGATCAGTACACCGTTGCTGTTCGATTCTGCCCACAGTACTTCAAATTGCGTCCTCATCCGGAAAACAAGCCACCAATCATTCCGTTGCCATACCGGATGATTTTCGCAGTTGCCACTAAAAGTTCCGTATACCTGTATGACACCCAGCAGAAAACCCCATTTGCACTGATTTCCAACATTCACTACACGCGTCTAACAGACATTTCCTGGTCCGGTGACGGAAAGATCCTGATTGTTTCATCAACGGATGGTTTTTGTTCGATGATATCCTTCACTGATGGTGAACTGGGTGAGCTCCACGTTTTGGAAGTTGACGAGTCAGCGGGTCTGGAAAAAGAgaaaactccaacgaaaaaagCTACATCGAATCGAAAGAAGTCAAAGGATGGGAAAGATGATGAGAAAAAAGAAGTTAAGAAGATGGAAACGGTCCCGGAAGAGTCGAAAAAAGAGGAGAAAAGAGAGGAAACGAAAGAGCCTAAAAAAAGCGAAACAGTTGCTCAACCAATTGCCTTCAGAAGGAAACCCAAGGAACCTGAAGCAGAAGAACCGAAGAAAGAAGAGAAAGTCGCTCAACCGATTGCCTTCCGAAGGAAACCGAAAGAACCTGAAGCAAACAGCGAAACGAAGCCAGAACCGAAGGAGCCAGCTAAGCCAACTCCTATCGAGATTAGGCGCAAGCCACGTGAGGAAGATAAGCCAGCTCAACCGATTGCTGTAAAGCGTAAACCTAAAGATTCCTCAGAAGACTCCAAGGCTGAGCCCGACACCCAAAGCGACGAATCTCGAAAACGTCCTCGTTCCAACAGCTCTGAAAAAGAGCAGCCTTCGGAGGAAGCCAATCCTGTGGCGGTGCGTTTGGTCTCGTTGGAGACGACCGATCCCAAAGCAGGAATCGTTATTAAGGAAATTCCCCCTGCCAACACCACAACGGACGAAAAGATTGTCCAACCAGCTAAAGAAATCATAATCGAAACGGAAAAGATCATCAGCAGTGACGAAAAGTTCGACAGTCCTTCGAGGAAGAATCGTCCCGTGACGCCTATCGCTGTGAGGCGACATCCCCGCACTCCGGACGTAACTCCGTCTTCGTCTGAAAACGATCGTGATGCCACGCCAAAAACCGGCAACAAAAATTCGGCCACTCCCATCGCTGTTCGCCGACAGCCTCGCAATTTATCCTCCTCAAATGATAAATCGACAGAGTCTTCCAGCAAATCGAAGCCCACTTTCGAAGAGGATGCCGTCGATACGTGGCCAATCGATCAACCGAAACCAGTCGTCGCCAAAACGGTGGTTCAGAACAGTTCCCTGGGAATCAGTGAACAGACCGAGGACTTCAAACTGGTCATATCGGACGACGAAGAACACCCTCCTGCAACCACTACGGAAAAGCCGCAATCCGATGACGCTGGTAGTGCCGCCGATAGCGATTCGGACAAGGCCCCTACCGAGAAGGACAAAACCCAATCGACTCCGGTTGCGACGGCCACCACGCCGAAAACGCCTCGACGGGTGGAGTTCCGGACATTGTCGACACCTAAGTCGAAGAAGAAGTTGTTGTAG
- the LOC5564626 gene encoding vacuolar protein sorting-associated protein VTA1 homolog, which translates to MASNLPEVPASLKTISHYLKTAQEHDTRDPIVSYWCRLYALQLGMKINSQGVEERKFLIYVMDWLETTKKANADNDCIIHEVAAQAYLENYALRLFLYADKQDRAGNFGKNVVKAFYTAGMLYDVMQTFGELTEEVTQNRKYAKWKASYIHNCLKNGETPVPGPMKTDEDNELDNELAGLGPGPSERNDEPMAGPSNTQPQAPYPSMGFQSWPQPGGGEQPPAPISSGPPSGPTNFVTNDPFSNVKAPTPPSEPEKPPGGFQPYTGPAVTSGEVPAPVFNATGVQLTADQLTKAQKYCKWAGSALNYEDIKTAIDNLQKALRLLQTGQDS; encoded by the coding sequence ATGGCCTCCAATCTACCGGAAGTCCCTGCCTCGTTGAAGACGATCAGCCACTACTTGAAGACGGCTCAGGAGCACGATACTCGCGATCCCATCGTCAGCTACTGGTGCAGATTGTATGCCTTGCAGCtgggaatgaaaatcaatagccAGGGAGTCGAGGAGCGGAAGTTTCTGATTTACGTTATGGACTGGCTGGAGACGACAAAGAAAGCGAATGCTGATAATGATTGCATCATTCACGAAGTGGCCGCCCAAGCTTATCTGGAGAACTACGCACTGAGGTTGTTTTTGTACGCGGACAAACAAGATCGGGCGGGTAATTTCGGGAAGAATGTTGTGAAGGCGTTTTATACGGCTGGGATGCTGtacgatgtgatgcaaacttttGGGGAACTGACGGAAGAGGTTACTCAAAACAGGAAGTACGCCAAGTGGAAGGCTTCATACATTcacaattgtttgaaaaatggaGAAACTCCTGTTCCGGGACCGATGAAAACCGACGAAGACAATGAGCTGGATAACGAATTAGCCGGATTAGGACCAGGACCTTCGGAGAGAAACGACGAACCGATGGCAGGTCCAAGCAATACCCAACCACAGGCGCCCTATCCGTCGATGGGATTCCAAAGCTGGCCCCAACCGGGAGGGGGAGAGCAACCTCCTGCGCCTATTTCATCCGGTCCTCCGTCAGGGCCAACCAATTTCGTTACCAACGATCCTTTCAGCAACGTGAAAGCCCCAACGCCACCAAGTGAACCGGAAAAGCCCCCAGGTGGGTTCCAGCCCTACACAGGCCCTGCAGTGACTAGCGGAGAAGTTCCGGCGCCAGTGTTCAACGCAACTGGAGTGCAATTGACGGCGGATCAGTTGACGAAGGCTCAGAAGTACTGCAAATGGGCCGGAAGTGCGCTCAACTACGAGGACATCAAGACGGCGATCGACAATTTGCAGAAGGCGCTACGATTGCTGCAAACTGGGCAAGATAGTTAA